GCGGCGATCTGCTGGAACATCGCCGGGACGCCGAACATCAGCGTGACACCGTGCTCCTCGATCAGGTCGAGCGTACGTGTCGGGGAGAACGACTCCTCCAGAACGAGCGTGCCGCCCTTGAGCAGCACCGGCAGGCACGTCATGTTGAGCGCCGCGGTGTGGAACAGCGGTGCCGACAGCAGTGTCACCTCGTCGGAGGCGAGGTCGGCGTCCACGAGGACGTTGACGCTGTTCCAGGTGATGTTGCCGTGGCTGAGGACGACCCCCTTGGCCCGGCCCGTCGTCCCCGAGGTGTACATGATGACGGCGTTGTCGTCGCGGGAGACGCTCTCGTCGAGAGGAGTGCCGTCGGCCCGGGCCAGCGCGTCCTCGTAGGTGTCGTCGACGGGGACGGTCCGGCCGACGGGGCAGTCGCGGGCGAACGCGTCGAACGCGGGGGCGTGCACCAGCAGGGAGGTACCGGAGTCGGTGAGGCAGTGCCGCAGCTCGGGGGCGGCGAGCCGGGTGTTCAACGGGACGAGGACCGCGCCGAGTTGCCCCGCCGCGAACAGGGTCTCCAGCAGCGCGGGATGGTTCGCGCCGAGGAATCCGACGCGGTCGCCGCGGCGGACCCCGAGGCCGCGCAGATGGTGGGCGAGACGGGTGGTCCGCTCGTCCCACTGCGCGTAGGTGTACCGGAGGTCCCGGTGGACGACGGCACAGCGGTGAGGGGTCTTGCGGGCACGCCGTCGAATCCAGGAGCCGATGCCTTGGTCACGCACGCGGACTCTCCTCCCCATCGGGCCCTTGAGCGTCGAGACGGTGTCCTTGGATGTCAAGCGGAAGGCGGAGGCCGTCCGCTTCCCACTAGCGTATCCAGCAGACGCAGCGGCCCGTCAGAGGAATGCCACCGAAGCGACCGACCGTTGTGGCCGTCTCCCGGCATCCGAGCAGGAACGAGGTCAGCTGGTGGACCCACGGATTCGCGCCGCCGGTCAGGCGCTGGCCACCCCTTCGGTGTACGCGGACGAGGAACGGTTGCACCAGGCGCTGGGTCTGCTCCGGCGGCAGGCGCCCGTGCACTGGGTCGACGCGCCCGGGTACCGGCCGTTCTGGGCCGTCACCCGGCATGCCGACATCATGGAGATCGGGCGGGCGAACCGCCGGTTCCGCAACGGGCCGCGGCCGGTCCTCATGCCCGCGGCGATGGAGCGGAGAGCAGCCGCAGCGGAGCCGGGGCTCCGCACCCTCATCCATCTGGATGATCCGGACCATGGCCCGCTCCGGGCCGTCGGCGCCGACTGGTTCAGGACCCGGGCCCTGGGTGACGAGGTACGCGGCCGCATCGCCGATATCGCGAGACGGCGGGTCGACAGAATGGCAGAGCTGCGCGGAGCGTGCGATATCGCCGTCGATGTGGCGCATCCGTTCTCGCTGTACTCCATCCTGTCGCTCCTGGGCCTGCCGGACTCGGACTACCGGAGGATTCTGGAGCTGACCCGGCGTCTGCGGGGCAGCGACCCCGACGCGTTCCTCGCGGCCCAGGCCGGCTTGTTCCGCCACTTCCAGGCGGTGGCCACGGATCGGGTGTCGCGTCCGACGGAGGATCTGGCGTCGTACACGGCCCATGCGCGGATCGACGGCGAACGGCTGTCCAGCGGGGAGGCGGCTTCCTTTCTCGTCACGATCGCGACCGCCGGACACGACACCGTGGCGAGCGTGGTGTCCGGCGGTCTCCACGCGCTGATCGACCATCCTGAGCAGCTCGACCGGTTACGGGACGATCCATCGGTCATGCCGTCCGCCGTCAACGAGATGATCCGCTGGGTGACTCCCACCAAGTCGTTCATGCGGACCGCCACCGAGGACTACGACCTGCGCGAAGTCACCATCCGCGCGGGGGACGCGGTGCTGCTGAGCTACGCGTCCGCCAATCGCGACGAGAGCGTGTACACGGACGATCCGTTCAGATTCGATGTGACCCGCAGTCCGAATCGCCATCTGTCCTTCGGCTTCGGCCCGCACCACTGTCTCGGTGCCGCTCTGGCCAGGATGGAGATCGGCGCGTTCTTCGCGGAACTCCTCCCCCGGCTGCGCCGTATCGAGCTCGCCGGTCCACCGGTTCTGACGGCCGGCACGTTCGTCGGAGGACTCAGACACCTTCCTGTCACCTACGAGTTGAACGGTTGACGCACGGCACCGCACGGCACGACGGCGAGGGGAGAACGATGAACCGCGATCAGCATGTGCTCATCGTCGGAGCGGGGGTCGGCGGCCTCTGTCTGGCGCAAGGGCTGCGGCGCGCGGGAGTCGGCTGCTCGGTGTACGAACGCTCACCCGGCCTGCCCGGGGAAGGCAATCTCCTGCACCTGAACCGGGAGGGCGGCGATGCGCTGCGCCGCTGCCTGCCCAGCCGTCTCTACGAGTTGTATGTGGCCACATCGTGTCGCACACCCCGTCGTGACCTGGTCGTCCTGGTCGATCATCTCGGCAGGGAGATCGGCACGCTCCCCCATGTCGGGCCTGCCAACGACCCGGTCACGCCGCACACGTCCGTGCACCGCAGAACGCTGTGCCAGATCCTGCTCGCCGGTCTCACCGGCACGGTCCACTTCGGGACGGAGGCGACCGGGTACCGGCGGGACGGCGGCGATATCGTCCTGGAACTCGCCGACGGCGGCAGCGCGCGGGGCACCTTGCTGGTGGGTGCCGACGGGATCAATTCGACGGTGCGGCGCCGACTGCTGCCCGCGGTGGACGTCGTCCCCCTGGTCCAGCACGCCCTGTTGACGCAGGCTCCGCTCACCGACGCGCTGTCCGCCGTGCTGCTCCCCGCGTTCGAGGACAGCTTCGTCATGGTCCGGGACGCCGCGGGAACGCATCTGGCCGCGGGCCTCTTCCAGCCCCGCAGTTCACCGGAGCGGGCGACGGCGGCGATCGCGCCGGACGTACGGCTGGACCCGGTCGATGACTATGTCGCGGTCAATCTCGAGCTGACCGGCCCCGGACTCGGTGAAGCGGATTTCTTCCGCGCGCCCAGGGAATTCCTGCACTCCTT
The nucleotide sequence above comes from Streptomyces clavuligerus. Encoded proteins:
- a CDS encoding cytochrome P450 is translated as MDPRIRAAGQALATPSVYADEERLHQALGLLRRQAPVHWVDAPGYRPFWAVTRHADIMEIGRANRRFRNGPRPVLMPAAMERRAAAAEPGLRTLIHLDDPDHGPLRAVGADWFRTRALGDEVRGRIADIARRRVDRMAELRGACDIAVDVAHPFSLYSILSLLGLPDSDYRRILELTRRLRGSDPDAFLAAQAGLFRHFQAVATDRVSRPTEDLASYTAHARIDGERLSSGEAASFLVTIATAGHDTVASVVSGGLHALIDHPEQLDRLRDDPSVMPSAVNEMIRWVTPTKSFMRTATEDYDLREVTIRAGDAVLLSYASANRDESVYTDDPFRFDVTRSPNRHLSFGFGPHHCLGAALARMEIGAFFAELLPRLRRIELAGPPVLTAGTFVGGLRHLPVTYELNG
- a CDS encoding FAD-dependent oxidoreductase, with translation MNRDQHVLIVGAGVGGLCLAQGLRRAGVGCSVYERSPGLPGEGNLLHLNREGGDALRRCLPSRLYELYVATSCRTPRRDLVVLVDHLGREIGTLPHVGPANDPVTPHTSVHRRTLCQILLAGLTGTVHFGTEATGYRRDGGDIVLELADGGSARGTLLVGADGINSTVRRRLLPAVDVVPLVQHALLTQAPLTDALSAVLLPAFEDSFVMVRDAAGTHLAAGLFQPRSSPERATAAIAPDVRLDPVDDYVAVNLELTGPGLGEADFFRAPREFLHSLMREAVRDWHPGLRGLVDCVSPPSITPRTIRMLSPAPLWPTGNVTLLGDAIHAMPPKYGHGANSTLRDAADLVSALTADAPLPESLARYEEAMRARTFPLLEKAIAELDTAPP